The genomic region TATTGACATTACTCAATAAATCAAACTCAATATTTAACGGTTGTCTGGGTTTAAGTGTACCAATAGTTTTTACATTCATATCAAAACTTTTTACCTCTCCGAACTCGGAAGTAGTTATAATTGATTTATCCTTTACATTTGATACACTTTTTTCTGAACTAAAATAATTAGTTAACATTGAGGAATCGTTACAGCTGGTGATTAAAATTGAAAAAATGATTGGTATAAAAAGAAGATTTAACTTTTTCATCATATTCTCCATTTACTTAGGATTTCATCTTCGTAATTGCCAAACAATTACACTCCTAATTAATATTCCCTCGAAGATTTACACAAACCTTTTCTGTCCTTTTCTGTATCCATTTTGAACTTTCTGTACCCATTCTGAAAATTATCTACCCATTTCAGAATCAGTACCTTTCTTCCACAAAAGGTTAAATCGTAATTTTGTATAGTTAATCTCAAAATTACGAGTTAAAAATTTATACAACTCTCGCTCGTTTTTTAGTCCGCTTTCTATAGCTACTGCAGTACACCCAAAATCAGGATGTTCTCGTATCATCTTTTTAATTTTTTTGAATCGTATTGTTTTCATCTTGCTCTTTGCAGATACATTAAATTCTGCTTTAACCAAATGATTCAGTGTTGTCTTCGAACACCCCACAAACAAAGCCCAATCTTTAACGTACCGAATCTTAGCTATCTCTTGCTCAAGTAAACTTACTGCCTGTTGCGCTTTCAGTGAGTCACGTTTTTTCTTTATCTCTTTGTTATTCATTTGTACACCCATTTTAGTACAGCTGTACATAAGAGTAATGATGCTTAAATCTGTTACTAACATTAATTATTCTTAATGATTTAAAACGTAACGTTTATATTAATACTACTTCTGAAACTTGTATTTCACTTCCCGAACTACTCTTTTTAAATTCCTGTTATTAAGACTGAAAAGCGCTTCCAAAAAAACTGTATATTCTCATCATGGAAAACCAAGAAAAATTAGACGAATTTCAAGCCCGCATTGATGCGGGCGAAAAGATCGAACCCAAGGACTGGATGCCTGAGCGGTATCGGCAGCAATTGATCAGGATGATGAGTCAGCACGCTCACTCCGAAATTGTGGGTATGCTTCCGGAAGGAAACTGGATCGAACGGGCTCCATCCCTGAAAAGAAAACTGGTGCTCCTGGCCAAGGTGCAGGATGAGGCCGGCCACGGACTCTATCTCTACAGTGCTACCGAAACACTGGGCATTGACCGGAGTGAACTTGTTGATCAATATCTGTACGGAAGTGCTAAATACTCCAGCATTTTCAACTACCCGACTATGACCTACGCCGACATCTGTGCGATCGGCTGGCTGGTGGATGGAGCGGCTATTGTAAATCAAACCATGCTGGCGCGTTCTTCTTACGGGCCTTACTCACGAGCAAACGTTCGTATTTGTAAGGAAGAAAGTTTCCACAAGAAGCAGGGATATGAGATGCTCGCCAAAATGGCTTCCGGAACCCCTGAGCAGCAAAAAATGGCCCAGGATTCTGTCAACCGCTGGTGGTGGCCAAGTTTAATGATGTTCGGCCCGCACGATTCTGATTCTCCAAACAGTGCCGAGCTCATCAAATGGCAAGTGAAATTAAAAACCAATGACGAACTCCGTCAGCATTTTGTGGATCGTATGGTGATGGAAGCTGAAGCAATCGGCGTTACCCTCCCCGATCCGGACCTGGAATACAATGAAGAAACCGGCCATTGGGACTTTGGTGACATCCCCTGGGATGAATTCTGGAACGTGGTGAAAGGCAACGGCATCATGAATCGCGAGCGAATTAAAGCCCGACGAAAAGCCCATGAAGAGGGCGAATGGGTTCGGGAAGCGGCTAATGCCTACGCCCGGAAGAAGAAACTACAGCAAGAAAAAGCATCGTAAAAGAGAATTCAGGACGCAGGAGTCAGAACTCAGAATGTTCTGGCTCCTGAATTCTGAGTTCTGACTTCTCTCTTTAATCTGAAACCAAGAATTTTAATGTCAGACAATAATTCTAATAAAGACAACTGGCCTCTCTGGGAGGTTTTCACACAGCCTAAATCAGGAAAGCCACACGAACATGCCGGAAGCCTTCATGCAGCCGACAAAGAAATGGCTCTCCAAAATGCGAGAGATACCTATGCCCGCAGAAATGAAGGGGTGAGTATTTGGGTGGTGGAATCAAAACATATCACGGCTTCAACGCCGGAAGATATGGGTCCATTTTTTGATCCGGCTAATGACAAGCCGTACCGGCATCCGCAATTTTACAGTGTACCAAGAGCAGTTAAGAAGAGGTCTTAGTTAATGGTTATTTGTTAATGGGGGCATCCCAATTAACCATTACACCAATAACTATTAACCAATAGAAATTGATTCGAAATGATGACTACTGAAACCAAAGAATTAACAAAACAAGAAGCGTTCCTAATCTACCTGCTGCGGCTGGCAGATGACCGTCTTATACTTGGTCAACGAATGTCAGAATGGTGTGGGCACGGACCTCAGCTTGAAGAAGATCTGGCTATGGCCAATATGGCCCTGGATCTGATCGGTCATGCTACGGCACTGTATGAATATGCAGCAGAGATCGAAGATGAAGGTCATGATGAAGATTATTTTGCCTACTTCCGGGATGACCGAGAGTTTACGAATTTGCAGTTATGTGAGCTCCCAAAGGGTGATTTTGGATTTACCATGGCTCGTCAATTCCTGTTCAGTGCATTCAGTTATTTCCAGTATGACCGATTGAAAGATGCCAAAGATGAGCAATTCAGCGGGATGATCAGCAAACACCTGAAAGAAATTAAATATCACCTGCGTCACTCGCGCGAATGGGTATTACGATTGGGCGATGGAACCGAAGAAAGCCATGAACGCATTCAGGAAGCTTTTGATGAACTTTGGATGTACCTGGATGAGCTTTTTTATATGGATGATGTGGACGAGCTGATGATTAAAGAAGGTCTTGGTGTTGATTCATCCGAATTCAAAAAAGAATGGAAGAAATTGGTTGAAGAAACGTTAACAGAAGCAACACTTACCGTTCCTGACTGGGATCAATTTATGATGAGCGGGAGCCGAAAAGGAATTCATACTGAGCATTTAGGTCACATGCTGGCTCAGATGCAGTTTTTGCGGCGTTCATATCCTGATGCGGAGTGGAAATAGAATAGTATTGAGTAGTGAGTATTGAGATTTGAGTTCTCAATACTCACTACTCACTACTCAATACTAACACATGCCAGCCATCCAGCTACATACCGAAGAGCAGATTTGGGACTTCCTGAAGGAAGTGACCGATCCTGAGATCCCGGTGCTCAACATCGTGGAGATGGGAATTGCACGGAAAGTCGATGTTGGTGAAGAAGGCAAAGTATTAGTTAAAATCACTCCTACCTATTCCGGTTGTCCGGCAATGAATGCTATCGAAAAATTGGTTCATGAAAAACTGTCTGAACGAGGAGTTGAAGATTTTGAAGTGAAGCTGGATTTCGCCGAAACCTGGACGACGGACTGGATGACGGAAGAAGCCAAGACCAAGCTTAAAAACTATGGCATTGCTCCACCGGAAGAAACTGAAGCAGAAGATGATTTCCTAAAAAGCCTATCCAGCACAAAGGTTGTCCCCTGCCCTTTTTGTGATTCTTTTGAAACCAAACTGGTCAGCCAATTTGGTTCCACCGCCTGTAAATCTCAGTACTTCTGCAATAACTGTGATCAGCCTTTTGAGCATTTTAAGTGTATCTAGGATTACAGATTATTTTGATTACGCAGATTTCACAGATTTTTTAGTTTCCAAGATCATCTCTTTTTATTTAAACAACACTTTTTGTGAAAAGGCTGTCATTATATAAATTCTACCGAAATACAATCTGTGCAATCCTCAAATCCCTTAATCTGTGATCACTACTGAACTTACCAATGGCATCTTTACCATCACCCTAAATCGGCCTGACAAACTAAACAGTTTCAATTTCGAGATGGGTACTCAATTGAAAGAAGCATTGATGGAAGCCGAATCAAACGATGAAATTCGATGTGTGCTGCTTACCGGAGAAGGACGTGCTTTTTGTGCCGGACAAGATCTCGCCGAAGCTACTGAGGTCTCCGAAGATCCTGAACGTGATTTAAGTGAGATAGTACATCACACCTACATTCCTATCATAAAAGGAATTCGACAACTGGAGAAACCGGTGATTTGTGCGGTAAATGGAACCGCAGCCGGTGCAGGAGCCAATATCGCCCTTGCCTGTGATATTGTGATAGCCAGCGAGGACGCCAAGTTCATTCAATCCTTCTCACAAATTGGATTGATTCCGGACAGTGGCGGAACATATATTTTGCCCAGGTTAATTGGATTGGCGCGAGCCACAGCACTCACTTTTTTGGGTGAAAAAGTCTCTGCCCGGGAAGCCGTAGAAATGGGGATGATCTGGAAATCCTATCCTGCTGATGAGTTCATGGAACAAGCTCAATCTATTGCAGAGAAACTGACTAAAATGCCGACTCGCGGTTTTGGCCTCACCAAACGAGGCTTCAATGCCGGATTCTCCAATGATCTGGAATCTCAAATGAAACTGGAGGCTAAACTCCAGGCCGAGGCAGGTGAAACCCATGATTATAATGAAGGGGTTCATGCATTTCTGGAGAAGCGAAAGCCAAACTTCAAAGGTCAATAGGATCACAGATTACAAATCTAAAAAGCCTGTACCACTATGAATATTGAACTCACAAAAAATATCAAAATCCTCCTCGTTCTTGAAGAATTGCTGCTTTTTATGGGATCGGTCATTTTATTTGGAATGGCGACCTCTTATGGATGGTGGATGTTTGCTCTTTTATTCTTTCTCCCGGATGCATCCTTTGCCGGATATCTCATCAGCACAAAAGTCGGTTCCTGGTTCTACAACATCCTTCACCACAAAGGAATTATGATCGGGCTGATTTTAGCAGGATATTTTGCTGAAATTGACCTTCTATTGGCTGTTGGAATTGTATTTTTAGGACATTCGGCTTTTGATCGCGTTTTCGGCTACGGGCTTAAATTCTCCGATGATTTTAAGCATACACACCTTGGAAGGATTGGTAATTAATCTGTTTTTAACGGATTTTCAATATGTTTCGATAGAATAGTATTCGATAGGCCACGTACTAATCGGTTATCTGCTGTCCACATTTTTGTTTGATTATCCATAGCCAAAGCGAGGTATAACGCATCATACATCGTAACAGGCAGTGAAATAGATATATCAAAAGCCAGTTTTGCCAAGGTTTGGTGATAAACAACATCCGCTGCTATACGTTGCACCTGATCTCGTTTACGGTGAGCATCCGAAGCCTCCAACTCTCTTCTTTGTACTTTTTTACCAATGAGGGAATCCATCTCTATATAAAAAAGATCAGGAACAAGAAATCCTGAATGATCTTTCAGTAGTTGTTCAGCTTTATCTGAATCCTCTTCTAAAAAAATCCATTTTGCAGCAATAGATGCATCGAGAACAATACTCATCGATCCCGGATTTCCCGCAGATCTTCTACACTATCCGAAAACATACGACCTTCTGCACGATATTTAGCAAGTTCTTCCCGAACCATATTTCGGGTTTCTTCAATATCCACTTTTCCCAAAGCATCAATCATCTCTTTCAACTCTGCTTGTAAAGATCGATTGTTTCGCTCTGCTCTCTTTTTCCAATTATTAAGTGTTTTCTCATCGATATTTCTTACTAATACATCAGGCATAACTTCTCTTGGTTTGTTATTTGATATCATTATGATATCTTTTTTCCCTTTAACTTTCAAGTTCAAAAATTTAGGTCAATTTACAACGCATTCCACTTCAGATTCCTTATCTTGGAATCGATTTTTCAGATGCTAAACAAATATTTTCTATGATACCTAAAGATACCAAGATCGGCGTGGTCGGCGCCGGAACCATGGGAACAGGAATTGCCCAAGTCGCTGCTACCCAAGGACACCAAGTCTATTTATATGATGCTTATCCACAACAATTGGAAAAGGCCAAGACAGGCTTGGAAAGTATTCTGGCCCGGCAGGTTGAGAAAGAACGAATGACCCAAAAAGAAATTGATGGGATTTTAGATCGTATCCAGTTTGTAGACAGCATTACCATGTTTGGGGACTGTGGCTTTGTAATTGAAGCTATTGTCGAAGACCTGGATATCAAAAAAGACACGTTTGCCCGTTTGGAAGGTATTGTCTCAAAAGATTGTGTGCTCGCTTCTAATACCTCTTCCCTATCCATTGCCGCCATTTCATCTGCATTAAAGAAACCTGAGCGATTTTTAGGTGTACATTTTTTCAATCCGGCTCCACTGATGAAATTAGTGGAAATTATTCCGGGCATTGCTACGGGTGAGAATGTATTTCAATCCACTAAAACATTTGTCAAAGAATGGGATAAAATTACTGTTTCCGGAAAAGATACCCCCGGATTTATCGTGAATCGTGTAGCGAGGCCTTTTTACGGGGAGGCACTGAGAATTTATGAAGAAGGCATTGCTGATGCCGCCACTATCGACTGGGCCATGAAAGAAATCGGTGGGTTCCGCATGGGGCCTTTTGAGTTGATGGACCTCATTGGTCACGATGTGAATTATGAAGTAACCTGTTCTGTATTTGAAGCATTTTATTATGACCCCCGGTTCAAACCCTCCTTTGCCCAAAAACGCATGGTAGAAGCCGGCTGGTTAGGAAGAAAAACAGGGCGTGGATTTTATGATTACCGGGAAGGCGCCAAGAACCCTGAACCTGATAAAGACAAAGAATTGGGTACAAAGATTTTTGATCGCATTTTAACAATGCTGATTAATGAAGCCTGTGATGCTGTTTTTATGAATATTGCATCTATTGAAGATGTCGATCTTGCAATGCAAAACGGAGTAAACTATCCCAAAGGCTTACTGAAATGGGGAGATGAGATCGGATTGAAAAATATTCTTGACCGAATGACCGCTCTTCAAGTAAAGTACCGGGAAGATCGATATCGGCCAAATCCATTGCTAAAGAAAATGGTGGCAGAGCAGATAAGTTTTTATAAATAAAGTAGTCAGAACCCTGAATTCAGAACTCAGGGGGAGGAAAATTCTGGGTTTTGACTCCTTATTTCTAAGTTCCCAAATATTAATCCATGAATAAAGAATCACATTCCATAATAAACCACATGCTCTCCAATGATGCCTTCTCCCGGTGGATGGGGATTGAGGTTCTGGAGTCGGAACCGGGTTACTGTAAGCTGTCCATGACTATTCGAAAAGAAATGACCAATGGATTTGGGGTTTGCCATGGTGGAATCACATTCTCCTTTGCAGACAGTGCCCTTGCTTTTGCATCAAATTCCAGAGGCCCCATTTCACTTGCCCTGGAGAATAATATAAACTTTACAAAGAAAGTCAGTGTTGGAGATATACTCACGGCTGAAACCGAGGAACTTCAAAATGGCCGAACTATTGGCGTTTATAAAGTCAGCATCTCCAATCAAAATGACGAGCTGGTAGCTGAGTTCCGAGGCACGGTCTATCGAACGGGAAAAAGTCATAGTATTGAGTAGTTAGATAATAGTATTTAGTATTTAGAAATTATGCATCAGTTTAAAGAACTAACCGTTTGGCAAAAAGCAGTAGATCTTGCTACTGATGCCTATCGGTACACTAAAAATTTTCCAGCCGAGGAAAAATTCGGCCTTACTTCACAAATAAGGAGAAGTGTAGTATCTATCAGCTCAAATATTGCTGAAGGAGCTGGAAGAAAATCGAAAAAAGAATTCAAACATTTTTTACATATAGCTTATGGATCAGCCTCAGAACTAGAAAATGAACATTATAAAATGCTATCAGAAAAGATCACCGAAATTCAAAAGATGATTTATTCACTTTCAAAGTCATTGAAATAAATTCTCAATACTAAATACTATTATCTAAATACTATGGATGCATACATCATTGACGGAATCAGAACCCCAATCGGAAAACTAAAGGGCTCGCTTTCTCCTATTCGGGCTGACGATCTTGCTGCTATCCCTATTAAGGAACTCATTAAGCGTAATCCAAAAATCGATTTGGAAACGATTGAGGACGTGATACTCGGTTGTGCCAATCAAGCCGGAGAGGATAACCGGAATGTGGCCCGAATGGCTTCATTGTTAGCCGGAATTCCAACTTCAGTACCGGGTGAAACAGTAAACCGATTATGTGCTTCCGGAATGAGCGCGACGGTAAAAGCTTATCACGCCATCAAAGCCGGTGAAGGGGATTTGTTTGTTACCGGCGGCGTGGAACACATGACCCGCGGCCCCATTGTTCTCGGGAAGGGATCATCTCCATACTCAGGAACTACCGAAATGCATGACTCTACTTTTGGATGGAGATTCATCAACCCAAAAATGGAAGAAATGTACGGAACTGACGGGATGGGAATGACGGCTGAGAATGTTGTTGAAATGCACAACATCAGCCGCGAAGATCAGGATAAGTTCGCGGCCTGGAGTCAGCAGAAAGCTGGTGCTGCCCGCGACTCAGGGCGTCTTGCTAAAGAAATTGTACCGGTAGAGATTCCTCGCAGAAAACAGAATCCATACCTGTTTGAGCATGATGAATTCATGCGTCCCGATACCACGGCTGAAGTACTTGCCAAGCTTCGTCCGGCCTTTAAGAAAGACGGAACCGTAACGGCTGGAAACGCATCCGGACTAAATGACGGTGCCGGAGCCTTATTGATTGCTTCTGATCAAGCCGTGAAAGATTTTGGATTGAAACCCAAAGCCCGAATTGTGGCTCATGCCGTTTCAGGAATTGAACCGCGAATTATGGGACTGGGCCCGGTTGAAGCAGCTCAAAAAGTATTGAAACGAGCTGGAATGAAATTAGACGATATGGATGTCATTGAATTGAACGAAGCTTTTGCAGGGCAATCTCTCGGCGTAACCCGAATGTTGGAAATGGATGACGACGATGACCGGCTCAATCCTAACGGCGGAGCAATTGCACTTGGGCATCCCCTGGGAATGACCGGACAACGATTACTGCAAACAGCTACCATAGAACTTCACGAGAAAGATTCTCATAAGTATGCATTGTGTATGTTGTGTGTTGGTGTTGGCCAAGGGATGGCAGTTATTCTCGAAAAAACTTAGTAATTAACCGCAAAGGACGTTAAGTATTTTCTCTGCAAACTTTGTGTAATCTTAGTGCTGTCTGAGTTTCAATAAATAATCGATTATGGCAATTTATGAGTTTAACGGATATAAGCCAGTTGTTCACGAAACAGCTTTTGTACATCCGCAAGCGGCAGTTACGGGAAATGTAATCATTGGTAAGGATGTGTACATCGGTCCCGGAGCCGCTATTCGTGGCGATTGGGGGAAGATCGTAATCAAGGATGGATGTAATGTGCAGGAAAATTGCACCCTCCATATGTTTCCGGGAGTGACGGTGATTTTGGAAGAGGGTGCTCATGTAGGACACGGAGCTATTATTCATGGAGCCGAACTCGGTGAAAATTGTCTTATCGGGATGAATGCGGTTGTCATGGATAACGTAAAAGTGGGCAAGGAATCGATAATCGGTGCTTTGGCTTTTGTCTCGGAAGGGATGGAAATTCCCGATCGAAAAGTAGTGGCTGGAAATCCGGCAAAGATCGTGAAAGATGTAACCGATGAAATGGCCATTTGGAAAACCAAAGGCACGGAACTCTATCAACAACTTCCCAAAGAATTGCACGAAACTTTAAAGGAATGTGAGCCGTTGCGTAAGGTTCCGAAAGATCGTGAAGATCAGAAAATGGGATATGAGACGTGGGGAGAAAAGAAATCAGAACTCAGGAGTCAGAACTCAGAATAGACTCAAACTGAGTTCTGGATTCTGATTTCTGAGTTCCAATATATTAAAGCTAAAATCAATGATTAAAGTACACAGCTATATACAAGGCAAATGGTTAACCGAAGGTGAAGAAAGTGAATTGATCAGTGCAGTCACTAATGAGCCGATTGCTCAGATAGTGGAAGCGGATATAGATTATAAGTCTGCTCTGGAATATGCGCGAACCGTGGGCGGCTCCAAACTCCGGGAAATGAGCATCCACGAAAGAGCCTTCAAAATCAAGTTCCTTGGGAAATACCTGATGGACCGAAAAGAGAAATACTATGAGATATCCACCAATACCGGAGCTACCCGGATGGACTCCTGGATCGATATTGAGGGCGGATTACTTACCGCTTTCGGAATTTCCAGTAAATCACGGCGGGAGCTATCAGACCTACCCTGGCATGTAGAAGGAGAGGTAGAGCGACTTTCCCGCAAAGGTTCTTTCATGGGGCAACATATTTGTGTTCCAAGGCGGGGTGTGGGCGTACATATTAACGCTTTTAACTTCCCGGTATGGGGAATGCTGGAAAAACTTGCTCCTGCTATTATTGCCGGAATGCCCGTGATTGTTAAACCATCTCCAACAAGTTCCTACCTTGCCTGGGCTGTTTTTAGAGACATCGTGGAATCCGGCATCCTCCCCGAGGGAACCGTGCAATACATAGCCGCCGACAAACCCGGCGACCTCCTGGATCACCTCAACAGTCAGGATATGGTGGCGTTCACCGGTTCGGCATCTACAGGAAAAAAACTAAAAGCTCATCCAAATATCATTGCCAACAGCGTACCTTTTAATTTGGAGGCTGATTCCCTGAACTGTTCTATTTTGGGAGAAGATGTTACGCCCGGAATGGAGGAATTTGATCTCTTTATCAAAGAAGTTGCCAACGAAATGACCGTCAAAACCGGACAAAAATGTACGGCTATTCGCAGGACAATTGTACCGGAAAATAGAATAGATGAAGTCATTGAAGCCCTGAAAACCCGGCTGGACAAAACCGTTATAGGCGATCCGGCTCAGAACGACACCCGGATGGGGCCGCTTGCAAGCACCCTTCAAGCCGAACGATTTGAAGAACAACTTCAGCAATTATCCGAAATTACAGAAACCGTTTATACTGCCAGCGGGGAACAAAACGGGGCTTTTACAAATCCAAGAGTACTGGTTTGTCATAAGCCAATGCAGGTAGATAATGTTCACCAGCTGGAAGCCTTTGGCCCTATGACCACTGTGATGCCTTACAAGAATACCCAAGAGGCCATTAACCTGGCCAACAAAGCCAATGGCTCGTTAGTCGGATCGCTTTTTACCGCCGATGATGAAATTGCTCATGAAATCACAATGGGTTGTGCTCCTTATCACGGCCGTTTCATGGTCATCAACAAAAACTCGGCTGGAGAATCTACCGGCCATGGCTCCCCCATTGCCTCCCTGGTTCACGGTGGCCCTGGTCATGCCGGAGGTGGAGAGGAACTGGGTGGAGCAAGAGCCGTTCTTCACAACATGCAGCGCATTGCCTTGCAGGGTTCACCGACTACACTTCGAAATATCGTTAAGCAGCATATTAAAGGAGCGGAAACACATGAATCTGACAAACACCCGTTTCAAAAATATTTTGAGGAGCTGGAAGTTGGAGAAGCATTAACTACAAAAAAGCGCACGGTCACTGACCAGGATGTGGAAGATTTCGCAGAACTAAGCGGTGATCATTTTTATGCGCACACTGATCCTGAAGCAGCTTCAAGATCCCTTTTTGGTAAAATTGTTGCTCATGGTTATTTCATTTTATCCGCCACAGCAGGATTATTTGTCCATCCTGATGAAGGGCCGGTCATGCTGAATTATGGTTTAGAAAACCTCCGGTTTATAGCTCCTGTGGCTCCCGGTGACACCATTCAGGCTAAGTTGATATTAAAACGGAAGAATGTCCGCCAGCAGAAAAAGGATGATAAATTTCCTTTCGGAGTGGTTTATTGGGATGTGGAAGTGACCAATCAGGATGACGTGTTGGTTGCCGAGTATACCATACTGACATTGATAAAGAGAAAACATAAGTTGGATATTGATGAGGTCTAAGAAATTTTAAATTTTGTAAGGTTTTCCTATTTCATTGCTCTTACTGTATAGAATTCAGAAGTCAGGATTCAGAAATCAGAATTAAACAGGTAAGTACAATGAGACAACCAGCTAAGACCTTTCGCGATTTAATTGTGTGGCAGAAAGCTCATCAATTTGTTTTAAAAACCTACAGATACACTATGAATTTTCCAAAGCATGAGCTTTATGGATTGACTTCACAATTTAGACGAGCTGCTATATCCATCCCTGCAAATATTGCAGAAGGATTTAAAAAACGAGGCCCAAAAGATACCATGCGATTCTTAAATATCTCACACGGCTCTTTAGAAGAATGCAGATA from Gracilimonas sp. harbors:
- a CDS encoding helix-turn-helix domain-containing protein, which produces MLVTDLSIITLMYSCTKMGVQMNNKEIKKKRDSLKAQQAVSLLEQEIAKIRYVKDWALFVGCSKTTLNHLVKAEFNVSAKSKMKTIRFKKIKKMIREHPDFGCTAVAIESGLKNERELYKFLTRNFEINYTKLRFNLLWKKGTDSEMGR
- the paaA gene encoding 1,2-phenylacetyl-CoA epoxidase subunit PaaA, which codes for MENQEKLDEFQARIDAGEKIEPKDWMPERYRQQLIRMMSQHAHSEIVGMLPEGNWIERAPSLKRKLVLLAKVQDEAGHGLYLYSATETLGIDRSELVDQYLYGSAKYSSIFNYPTMTYADICAIGWLVDGAAIVNQTMLARSSYGPYSRANVRICKEESFHKKQGYEMLAKMASGTPEQQKMAQDSVNRWWWPSLMMFGPHDSDSPNSAELIKWQVKLKTNDELRQHFVDRMVMEAEAIGVTLPDPDLEYNEETGHWDFGDIPWDEFWNVVKGNGIMNRERIKARRKAHEEGEWVREAANAYARKKKLQQEKAS
- the paaB gene encoding 1,2-phenylacetyl-CoA epoxidase subunit PaaB, with the protein product MSDNNSNKDNWPLWEVFTQPKSGKPHEHAGSLHAADKEMALQNARDTYARRNEGVSIWVVESKHITASTPEDMGPFFDPANDKPYRHPQFYSVPRAVKKRS
- the paaC gene encoding 1,2-phenylacetyl-CoA epoxidase subunit PaaC, with amino-acid sequence MTTETKELTKQEAFLIYLLRLADDRLILGQRMSEWCGHGPQLEEDLAMANMALDLIGHATALYEYAAEIEDEGHDEDYFAYFRDDREFTNLQLCELPKGDFGFTMARQFLFSAFSYFQYDRLKDAKDEQFSGMISKHLKEIKYHLRHSREWVLRLGDGTEESHERIQEAFDELWMYLDELFYMDDVDELMIKEGLGVDSSEFKKEWKKLVEETLTEATLTVPDWDQFMMSGSRKGIHTEHLGHMLAQMQFLRRSYPDAEWK
- the paaD gene encoding 1,2-phenylacetyl-CoA epoxidase subunit PaaD, which gives rise to MPAIQLHTEEQIWDFLKEVTDPEIPVLNIVEMGIARKVDVGEEGKVLVKITPTYSGCPAMNAIEKLVHEKLSERGVEDFEVKLDFAETWTTDWMTEEAKTKLKNYGIAPPEETEAEDDFLKSLSSTKVVPCPFCDSFETKLVSQFGSTACKSQYFCNNCDQPFEHFKCI
- a CDS encoding enoyl-CoA hydratase-related protein; amino-acid sequence: MITTELTNGIFTITLNRPDKLNSFNFEMGTQLKEALMEAESNDEIRCVLLTGEGRAFCAGQDLAEATEVSEDPERDLSEIVHHTYIPIIKGIRQLEKPVICAVNGTAAGAGANIALACDIVIASEDAKFIQSFSQIGLIPDSGGTYILPRLIGLARATALTFLGEKVSAREAVEMGMIWKSYPADEFMEQAQSIAEKLTKMPTRGFGLTKRGFNAGFSNDLESQMKLEAKLQAEAGETHDYNEGVHAFLEKRKPNFKGQ
- a CDS encoding DUF4260 domain-containing protein; protein product: MNIELTKNIKILLVLEELLLFMGSVILFGMATSYGWWMFALLFFLPDASFAGYLISTKVGSWFYNILHHKGIMIGLILAGYFAEIDLLLAVGIVFLGHSAFDRVFGYGLKFSDDFKHTHLGRIGN
- a CDS encoding type II toxin-antitoxin system VapC family toxin — encoded protein: MSIVLDASIAAKWIFLEEDSDKAEQLLKDHSGFLVPDLFYIEMDSLIGKKVQRRELEASDAHRKRDQVQRIAADVVYHQTLAKLAFDISISLPVTMYDALYLALAMDNQTKMWTADNRLVRGLSNTILSKHIENPLKTD
- a CDS encoding 3-hydroxyacyl-CoA dehydrogenase NAD-binding domain-containing protein translates to MIPKDTKIGVVGAGTMGTGIAQVAATQGHQVYLYDAYPQQLEKAKTGLESILARQVEKERMTQKEIDGILDRIQFVDSITMFGDCGFVIEAIVEDLDIKKDTFARLEGIVSKDCVLASNTSSLSIAAISSALKKPERFLGVHFFNPAPLMKLVEIIPGIATGENVFQSTKTFVKEWDKITVSGKDTPGFIVNRVARPFYGEALRIYEEGIADAATIDWAMKEIGGFRMGPFELMDLIGHDVNYEVTCSVFEAFYYDPRFKPSFAQKRMVEAGWLGRKTGRGFYDYREGAKNPEPDKDKELGTKIFDRILTMLINEACDAVFMNIASIEDVDLAMQNGVNYPKGLLKWGDEIGLKNILDRMTALQVKYREDRYRPNPLLKKMVAEQISFYK
- the paaI gene encoding hydroxyphenylacetyl-CoA thioesterase PaaI; translation: MNKESHSIINHMLSNDAFSRWMGIEVLESEPGYCKLSMTIRKEMTNGFGVCHGGITFSFADSALAFASNSRGPISLALENNINFTKKVSVGDILTAETEELQNGRTIGVYKVSISNQNDELVAEFRGTVYRTGKSHSIE
- a CDS encoding four helix bundle protein, with protein sequence MHQFKELTVWQKAVDLATDAYRYTKNFPAEEKFGLTSQIRRSVVSISSNIAEGAGRKSKKEFKHFLHIAYGSASELENEHYKMLSEKITEIQKMIYSLSKSLK
- the pcaF gene encoding 3-oxoadipyl-CoA thiolase, with product MDAYIIDGIRTPIGKLKGSLSPIRADDLAAIPIKELIKRNPKIDLETIEDVILGCANQAGEDNRNVARMASLLAGIPTSVPGETVNRLCASGMSATVKAYHAIKAGEGDLFVTGGVEHMTRGPIVLGKGSSPYSGTTEMHDSTFGWRFINPKMEEMYGTDGMGMTAENVVEMHNISREDQDKFAAWSQQKAGAARDSGRLAKEIVPVEIPRRKQNPYLFEHDEFMRPDTTAEVLAKLRPAFKKDGTVTAGNASGLNDGAGALLIASDQAVKDFGLKPKARIVAHAVSGIEPRIMGLGPVEAAQKVLKRAGMKLDDMDVIELNEAFAGQSLGVTRMLEMDDDDDRLNPNGGAIALGHPLGMTGQRLLQTATIELHEKDSHKYALCMLCVGVGQGMAVILEKT
- a CDS encoding transferase hexapeptide repeat family protein — its product is MAIYEFNGYKPVVHETAFVHPQAAVTGNVIIGKDVYIGPGAAIRGDWGKIVIKDGCNVQENCTLHMFPGVTVILEEGAHVGHGAIIHGAELGENCLIGMNAVVMDNVKVGKESIIGALAFVSEGMEIPDRKVVAGNPAKIVKDVTDEMAIWKTKGTELYQQLPKELHETLKECEPLRKVPKDREDQKMGYETWGEKKSELRSQNSE